A genomic stretch from Elusimicrobiota bacterium includes:
- a CDS encoding DUF362 domain-containing protein: protein MSIVSIVKCDSYNDVGPAIIESLKLLGGTEKFFTKGQKVLIKPNILSAKAPEKSVTTHPEIVRAIIRIVRRVGAIPSVGESPGGVIGGAERFWEKSGIKKICIEENCEMLYFERTGTVRVQSKNPKNKILKYLEIAKPCFEYDCIISVPKFKTHNLVFLTGAIKNLYGCIPGLRKSMYHKFAPHPDEFSEILVDILAIVKPKLSIMDAVVGMEGEGPAAGSPRNIGLIMASDDAVAIDTVMCQIADFDITKVYYLNSAAALKLGTNKIEEIKIVGAPIEKVALAKFKVPTNFYLYFIPKRVAKFFGKFVSALPVMDKKKCTKCMTCIKSCPVNAIALNEIPNVDKSKCILCLCCSELCPENAIKIRYSLFVRLFFLLRQIKRALK from the coding sequence ATGTCAATCGTATCAATTGTAAAATGTGATTCATACAATGATGTTGGACCTGCAATAATAGAATCGCTAAAACTTCTTGGCGGAACGGAAAAATTTTTTACCAAAGGGCAGAAGGTTTTAATCAAGCCGAATATACTTTCTGCAAAAGCGCCTGAAAAGTCGGTAACGACACATCCCGAAATCGTAAGAGCAATTATCAGAATTGTCAGACGAGTTGGCGCGATACCATCAGTTGGTGAAAGTCCTGGCGGGGTTATTGGCGGTGCTGAAAGATTCTGGGAAAAAAGCGGTATCAAAAAAATCTGTATTGAAGAAAATTGCGAGATGCTGTATTTTGAAAGAACAGGAACCGTTCGCGTGCAATCCAAAAACCCAAAAAACAAAATATTAAAATATTTAGAAATCGCTAAACCTTGTTTTGAATACGATTGCATCATCTCCGTCCCGAAATTCAAAACTCACAATCTTGTTTTTTTAACAGGTGCGATAAAAAATCTTTACGGCTGTATCCCAGGATTACGAAAATCAATGTATCATAAATTTGCACCACATCCTGACGAGTTCTCCGAAATACTTGTAGATATACTCGCAATTGTAAAACCTAAACTTTCTATTATGGATGCTGTGGTCGGGATGGAAGGCGAAGGTCCCGCAGCAGGCAGTCCACGAAATATCGGCTTGATTATGGCGTCTGATGATGCCGTTGCAATTGATACAGTGATGTGCCAAATTGCTGATTTTGATATAACGAAAGTTTATTATTTAAATTCTGCGGCTGCTTTAAAACTTGGAACAAACAAAATTGAAGAAATAAAAATTGTTGGAGCGCCTATTGAAAAGGTTGCATTAGCAAAATTCAAAGTGCCAACTAATTTTTATCTGTATTTTATACCTAAACGGGTTGCAAAATTTTTCGGCAAATTTGTATCAGCGTTACCTGTTATGGATAAAAAAAAATGTACAAAATGTATGACTTGTATAAAGTCGTGTCCTGTGAACGCTATAGCACTTAACGAGATACCCAATGTTGACAAATCAAAATGTATACTCTGCCTCTGTTGCAGTGAACTCTGTCCGGAAAATGCAATAAAAATAAGATACTCATTATTTGTTAGATTATTTTTTCTGTTAAGACAAATCAAACGAGCGTTAAAATAA
- a CDS encoding methyl-accepting chemotaxis protein: MEEKKGGKFQRKQILINKKFQFKFAAVILVTLFVMLGLVEWDIFYTMKTILPKVFFMEEIRQDLTAFHLLLAVKSLVFMVLVAFISVYFSHRIAGPIYRLEKDLFRMIEESDLTRQFRLREKDELKELADALNTMTANLRTKLLADEQFREETRAQIDEIQKILKENETITSDNRNLILSKIEAISNASTVSPVSFKI; the protein is encoded by the coding sequence ATGGAAGAAAAAAAGGGGGGGAAGTTTCAGCGAAAACAGATTCTGATTAACAAAAAATTTCAGTTCAAATTTGCGGCAGTAATTTTGGTAACATTATTTGTTATGCTTGGTTTGGTAGAATGGGATATTTTTTATACAATGAAAACGATTCTGCCAAAGGTTTTTTTTATGGAAGAAATCAGGCAGGACCTCACTGCATTTCATTTATTACTTGCTGTAAAATCGCTTGTCTTTATGGTGCTGGTTGCATTTATCTCAGTATATTTTTCGCATCGGATTGCAGGACCCATTTACCGACTTGAAAAAGACCTTTTCAGAATGATTGAAGAAAGTGATTTAACAAGACAGTTTCGACTCAGAGAAAAAGACGAACTGAAAGAACTGGCAGATGCATTAAATACAATGACTGCAAATTTAAGAACAAAACTGTTGGCAGATGAGCAGTTTCGTGAAGAAACAAGAGCGCAGATAGATGAGATACAAAAAATATTGAAAGAAAACGAGACGATCACATCAGACAACAGAAACCTGATTCTCTCAAAAATAGAAGCAATCTCAAATGCATCCACAGTTTCACCGGTAAGTTTTAAGATATAA
- a CDS encoding four helix bundle protein, with amino-acid sequence MGKVKNYTDLLVWQKSIELVKEVYIITKSFPKEEIYGLTSQMRRAAVSIPSNIAEGFLRQHKPEIIQFLYISLSSCGELHTQFLIAKELKFVSDEQLNHLFTNHLFFIVRMLQNLIKSLKNK; translated from the coding sequence ATGGGTAAAGTGAAAAACTATACTGATTTATTGGTGTGGCAGAAAAGTATTGAATTAGTAAAGGAAGTGTATATTATTACCAAAAGTTTTCCAAAAGAAGAAATTTACGGATTAACAAGTCAAATGCGAAGAGCGGCAGTATCAATACCATCAAACATAGCAGAAGGTTTTCTACGCCAACACAAACCAGAAATAATTCAATTTCTATATATTTCACTTAGTTCTTGCGGTGAATTGCATACCCAATTTCTCATTGCTAAAGAATTAAAGTTTGTAAGTGATGAACAACTTAATCACTTATTCACTAATCACTTGTTTTTTATAGTCAGGATGTTGCAAAATTTAATTAAAAGTTTGAAAAATAAATGA
- a CDS encoding prepilin-type N-terminal cleavage/methylation domain-containing protein, producing the protein MKYKNLTTYPLNHLFTFSNGVTLVELMVVVALLAIIFFPLVQVFKSFSNAWWAGKARMSVQSDARDAMYWFVKDLKSAYRHSVGNLVSNGRLDSPGSLTTNPDNWDTLAAGVVVENSTSTRGVCIGVSQGVTYSSTYTFQLVNGVRYLLSGKIRNTDAPLGKGRIEVINISGIPVYASTETDHTSWWEIVTADGSSDGTFLMATTDTDCIIRLSNTGAVGSVAYFEDISVAPKKAVLVEDPDKPAETWAWKIPYTGEMTTGTGYTFLTQQETGGSAPSLARFRIQYTTDSSGKERKRIWRQQGNELNPSTGWESIDYNHIAEYCTKLEIGYEVSDDLLKENGADNGISIHLEFKRSAGGSKLQPYSMKTFIYPQSP; encoded by the coding sequence ATGAAATACAAAAACTTAACCACTTATCCACTTAACCACTTATTCACTTTTTCTAACGGCGTGACCCTTGTAGAACTGATGGTTGTTGTTGCATTACTTGCAATAATTTTCTTCCCACTGGTACAGGTTTTTAAGTCATTTTCAAACGCATGGTGGGCTGGTAAGGCACGAATGTCAGTCCAATCAGATGCACGGGATGCAATGTACTGGTTTGTAAAAGATTTAAAATCCGCATACAGACATTCTGTTGGGAATCTGGTCTCAAACGGCAGGCTTGATTCACCGGGTAGTTTAACTACAAACCCGGATAATTGGGATACCTTAGCAGCCGGTGTGGTAGTAGAAAATTCAACATCAACCCGAGGTGTCTGTATTGGTGTTTCCCAAGGAGTTACATATTCTTCAACATATACATTCCAACTTGTAAACGGGGTTAGATATCTCCTATCAGGTAAGATAAGAAATACTGACGCGCCACTTGGAAAGGGAAGAATTGAGGTTATAAATATAAGCGGGATACCAGTATATGCTTCAACAGAAACAGACCATACATCCTGGTGGGAAATAGTCACAGCCGATGGAAGTAGTGATGGCACATTCCTAATGGCTACAACAGATACTGATTGCATTATCCGATTGTCTAATACTGGTGCTGTGGGCAGTGTAGCATACTTTGAAGATATTTCAGTCGCTCCTAAAAAAGCAGTGCTGGTTGAAGACCCTGATAAACCTGCTGAAACATGGGCGTGGAAAATCCCATATACAGGCGAGATGACAACTGGAACAGGTTATACATTTTTAACACAACAGGAAACAGGTGGTAGCGCACCAAGTTTGGCACGCTTTAGAATCCAGTACACAACCGATAGCTCAGGTAAAGAGCGAAAAAGAATCTGGCGACAACAGGGTAACGAGTTGAACCCATCAACAGGCTGGGAATCTATTGACTACAATCATATTGCGGAGTACTGCACCAAACTTGAAATCGGGTATGAGGTGTCTGATGATTTACTCAAAGAAAATGGCGCTGATAATGGTATCAGTATACATCTTGAATTCAAACGTTCTGCAGGTGGCTCAAAACTACAGCCATACAGTATGAAAACTTTTATATATCCACAGAGCCCATGA
- a CDS encoding type II secretion system protein has protein sequence MKNDASLKLKIKKLLPSRQVAKSLSRYSSGFTLIELMIVVAIVGLLIAIVVPKFAGIKQKATEGATKGALGTIRANIAVYRGENMNTAPVLITNAPAVNNWDNTMHPDFRNFWKGDDTQLPENQVGTPIAPRTRRCCYNSNIYVSTSDITTNVNFGQGGWFYGNADGEILVNTPNTDLKGEHYTNW, from the coding sequence ATGAAAAATGACGCTTCGCTAAAATTAAAAATTAAAAAACTTTTACCAAGTCGCCAAGTCGCTAAGTCGCTAAGTCGCTACAGTTCAGGTTTCACACTGATTGAACTGATGATTGTGGTTGCAATTGTAGGACTTTTGATTGCGATAGTTGTGCCTAAATTCGCAGGTATAAAACAAAAAGCAACCGAAGGCGCAACAAAAGGCGCACTCGGTACAATCCGCGCTAATATCGCTGTCTATCGTGGTGAAAATATGAATACAGCACCGGTTCTTATTACAAATGCACCTGCAGTAAATAACTGGGATAATACGATGCACCCTGATTTCAGAAACTTCTGGAAAGGCGATGATACACAACTACCTGAAAATCAGGTTGGCACACCAATTGCGCCGAGAACTCGCAGATGCTGCTACAATTCTAATATATATGTTTCAACAAGTGATATAACAACGAATGTTAATTTTGGTCAAGGTGGCTGGTTTTATGGAAATGCGGATGGTGAGATTCTTGTAAATACACCCAATACAGATTTGAAAGGCGAGCACTATACAAACTGGTAG
- the bamD gene encoding outer membrane protein assembly factor BamD yields MKKILIAVAAVIIVVVGFLILSRPKLDETDAFRILESARANYSRDNLGGALEQFRLLLKKYPKSKYAEESQRFVIYIYEKKQDITGLVAEYERYLKKFRNTPYTAEFSYKTGYILYKFLSKEKPARVVLIRVVKEYPDSEWTKKSKQLITEIYKAKGKNDEIIKLAQEYPEKDTDNIPFNISQMEAYWREGKHDEAYNIAKKIPKKTSQIQEHTIYWQLLVKYEPSRENYSGLATAYQKLGFPERAQEYRKKAAQIKK; encoded by the coding sequence ATGAAAAAAATCTTAATTGCAGTTGCTGCGGTTATTATCGTTGTGGTTGGATTTCTTATTCTTTCAAGACCTAAACTTGATGAAACTGATGCATTCAGGATTTTAGAATCTGCGAGAGCAAATTATAGTCGCGATAATCTTGGTGGCGCATTAGAACAATTCAGATTGCTGCTCAAAAAATATCCGAAATCAAAATATGCGGAAGAATCTCAACGGTTTGTAATTTATATCTATGAAAAGAAACAGGATATTACTGGTCTGGTGGCTGAATACGAAAGATATTTAAAAAAATTCAGGAATACACCATATACTGCAGAATTCTCGTATAAAACTGGCTATATACTTTACAAATTTTTATCAAAAGAAAAGCCAGCACGGGTTGTTTTAATACGGGTAGTTAAAGAATATCCGGATAGCGAGTGGACAAAAAAATCAAAACAACTGATAACAGAGATTTACAAGGCAAAAGGAAAAAATGATGAAATCATAAAACTGGCACAGGAATATCCGGAAAAAGATACTGATAATATTCCTTTCAATATCTCACAAATGGAAGCATACTGGCGAGAAGGCAAACATGACGAAGCATACAATATAGCCAAAAAAATTCCTAAAAAAACCAGTCAAATTCAGGAACATACAATCTACTGGCAACTTCTGGTTAAATACGAGCCAAGCCGTGAAAACTATTCAGGACTCGCAACTGCGTATCAAAAACTCGGCTTTCCTGAAAGAGCACAGGAATACAGAAAAAAAGCGGCACAAATAAAAAAGTAA
- a CDS encoding tetratricopeptide repeat protein translates to MKRYIFLIILVGLIGSFFLYQNTAEQKSQRFLNKGNKLFKQGKYIEAILSYQKVLEKGGGGGGLGGTTTSKKIAAEAHYQLATSCLALAQYSSAITEYKKVVNDYKDSPFAEDAQFIVATIFDERLGNSERAKQEFKFYLDNFPNAKYRFEAKRKLFKKNT, encoded by the coding sequence GTGAAAAGATATATTTTTCTAATAATTTTGGTAGGGTTGATTGGCAGTTTTTTTTTATATCAGAATACAGCAGAACAAAAATCACAACGATTCTTGAACAAAGGCAACAAATTATTCAAACAAGGTAAATATATAGAAGCGATTTTATCGTATCAGAAAGTACTAGAAAAAGGGGGAGGAGGAGGCGGATTGGGGGGTACTACAACATCTAAAAAAATAGCCGCAGAAGCGCACTACCAACTTGCAACCTCTTGTTTGGCATTAGCGCAGTATTCATCTGCAATCACAGAATATAAAAAGGTAGTAAACGACTACAAGGACTCGCCGTTTGCTGAGGATGCACAGTTTATAGTTGCAACAATTTTTGATGAACGGCTTGGTAATAGCGAAAGAGCGAAACAGGAGTTCAAATTTTATTTAGATAATTTCCCAAATGCAAAATATCGGTTTGAAGCAAAACGCAAACTTTTTAAAAAAAATACTTGA